Proteins from one Fragaria vesca subsp. vesca linkage group LG6, FraVesHawaii_1.0, whole genome shotgun sequence genomic window:
- the LOC101305397 gene encoding KH domain-containing protein At4g18375-like: MEAWNNSSGNTLSLETLYRILCPSKKIGGVIGKGGGIIKSLREETRSKITVSDSVPGSDERVIIIFSPPTKISRKQNSDEDSHKADEQKPLEPHCAAQDALLKVHDRIVEEDLYNGVTFDDDNENIVVTRLLVPNNLVGCLLGKRGEVIKRLRSETRANIRVLHADQLPTCALDTDELISGKPDVAKRALYEVSTLLHKNPRKDKPPLGLAIPFGGQGFHLRGAPNMFPPGNPMWPYREPSHGMPPMSWIGEYENHSSGYGRGDFDRDPAGHGVIGKGGFNVKQLQEETGANIHVQVLRSPRSQTIEANLQLQNKASELSDKGTITTRLLVPSSKVGCILGQGG; this comes from the exons ATGGAAGCTTGGAACAAT TCTTCAGGAAATACTCTGTCCCTTGAGACTCTGTATCGTATACTTTGCCCCTCTAAAAAAATTGGTGGTGTAATTGGGAAAGGTGGTGGCATAATCAAGTCCCTGAGAGAAGAGACCCGGTCCAAGATTACAGTTTCTGATTCTGTTCCTGGCTCAGATGAGAGAGTAATTATTATATTTAGTCCGCCAACCAAAATTTCGAGGAAACAAAATAGTGATGAAGATTCACATAAGGCTGATGAACAGAAGCCCTTGGAGCCACACTGTGCTGCCCAAGATGCACTGTTGAAAGTTCATGATAGGATTGTGGAGGAAGATCTCTATAATGGGGTTACATTTGATGATGATAACGAGAATATTGTTGTCACAAGACTTCTAGTTCCAAACAACTTGGTAGGATGTCTGCTAGGAAAGCGTGGGGAAGTTATAAAAAGATTGCGAAGTGAGACACGTGCAAACATTCGTGTTCTTCATGCAGATCAGCTTCCTACTTGTGCACTGGATACTGATGAATTG ATATCTGGAAAACCAGACGTGGCAAAAAGAGCACTTTATGAAGTGTCTACTCTATTGCATAAGAATCCACGCAAGGACAAACCTCCTTTGGGATTGGCTATACCTTTTGGGGGTCAGGGGTTTCATCTGCGAGGAGCCCCAAATATGTTCCCACCTGGCAATCCAATGTGGCCTTATAGGGAACCTTCCCACGGTATGCCACCAATGTCATGGATAGGAGAATATGAAAATCATTCCTCTGGATATGGTCGAGGAGATTTTGATCGTGATCCTGCGGGGCATGGG GTTATTGGCAAGGGGGGTTTTAATGTGAAACAGTTACAAGAGGAAACAGGAGCCAATATTCATGTTCAG GTGCTGCGGAGTCCAAGGTCACAAACAATTGAGGCAAATCTTCAGCTTCAAAACAAAGCAAGTGAATTATCTGATAAAGGTACGATCACAACTAGGCTTCTTGTTCCATCGAGTAAAGTTGGCTGCATCCTTGGACAAGGAGGATAG
- the LOC101305687 gene encoding uncharacterized protein LOC101305687, with protein sequence MAATAAFSSAIVLKLLTTNNYEDWSFRVKTYLLAKGLWKVVESAMEPPRVEDGEAEFEAWSEKNAEALHAIHITCGEDIFPFIRGIDTAKAAWNTLEKKLKPAGLPKTEDARSEHQSPMDGELQLKDLKPEPVIEGQSIWAGCNNNASSTTNDLDRGSYQHFFDCVEYYWRRNNEGDALEFLKEYPHPIRELRHPSSDIPALHFAMMNDNSTIVDELVRIMTEDDLEEILDPSGRTAICCAIENPYTVALETVKVMIEKNKKLLSIVDPSTNMIPLVMAHGATWYSVDVVKYLNSVTPLETLNAHQAAQIISQAFLLKRFGK encoded by the exons ATGGCAGCTACGGCGGCCTTCTCCAGTGCTATCGTGCTTAAACTTTTAACCACAAATAACTATGAAGATTGGAGTTTTCGGGTCAAAACCTATTTGCTGGCCAAGGGTCTTTGGAAGGTGGTCGAATCCGCCATGGAACCTCCTAGAGTAGAAGATGGTGAGGCCGAATTTGAGGCTTGGAGTGAGAAGAACGCAGAGGCTTTGCATGCTATTCATATTACTTGCGGGGAAGATATCTTTCCTTTTATCCGGGGAATCGACACAGCTAAAGCTGCCTGGAATACTTTGGAAAAGAAATTGAAGCCGGCTGGACTACCAAAAACAGAAG ATGCGAGATCTGAGCATCAGTCCCCAATGGATGGTGAACTACAGCTAAAAGACCTCAAACCAGAACCAGTAATAGAAG GGCAATCGATTTGGGCAGGATGCAACAACAATGCCAGTTCCACCACCAATGATCTTGACCGCGGCTCCTATCAACATTTCTTCGATTGTGTGGAATATTATTGGAGGCGTAACAACGAAGGTGATGCCCTCGAGTTTCTTAAAGAGTATCCACACCCAATAAGAGAACTAAGACATCCATCATCCGACATTCCAGCTCTTCACTTCGCAATGATGAACGATAATTCGACTATTGTAGATGAGTTGGTGCGAATAATGACAGAGGACGACTTGGAAGAAATATTGGATCCTTCTGGTCGTACAGCTATTTGTTGTGCTATTGAAAATCCTTATACAGTTGCACTGGAAACTGTAAAAGTCATGATTGAAAAGAACAAGAAGTTACTTAGCATTGTTGATCCTTCCACCAATATGATCCCGCTTGTCATGGCTCATGGAGCTACATGGTACAGTGTTGACGTGGTTAAGTATCTGAATTCTGTCACTCCACTCGAAACTCTCAATGCTCACCAAGCAGCCCAAATTATTTCTCAAGCTTTTCTTCTTAAAAGATTCGGTAAGTAA
- the LOC101290878 gene encoding cytokinin hydroxylase-like yields MAPVALTILLVIFLGLLVRIAYDTLSCYWLTPRRIKKIMEKQGVRGPKPSFLIGNILDMASLVSKSTSQDMHTIDHDIVGRLLPHYLAWSKTYGKRFIYWNGTEPRMCLTETDLIKELLSKYSTISGKSWQQQQGSKHFIGRGLLMANGDDWYHQRHIVAPAFMGDKLKSYAGYMVECTKEMLHSLQTEMESGQGEFEIGQYMTRLTADIISRTEFDSSYEKGKQIYRLLTLLQKQCAEASKHLCVPGSRFFPSKYNREIKSLKMEVERLLMEIIQSRKDCVEIGRNNSYGNDLLGMLLNEMQKKRGNGFSLNLQLIMDECKTFFFAGHETTALLLTWTVMLLASNPSWQDKVRAEVKQVCNGETPSVDHLSKLTSLNMVINESLRLYPPATVLPRMAFEDIKLGDLHIPKGLSIWIPVLAIHHSKELWGSDANEFNPERFASKSFTPGRFIPFAAGPRNCIGQSFAIMEAKIILAMLISRFSFTIAPSYRHAPVVVLTIKPKYGVQVCLKPIACN; encoded by the exons ATGGCCCCGGTGGCTCTAACAATTCTGTTGGTGATATTCCTTGGTTTACTGGTTAGAATTGCTTACGACACTCTCTCATGTTACTGGTTAACCCCCAGACGCATCAAGAAGATCATGGAGAAGCAAGGAGTGCGTGGCCCGAAACCCAGTTTTCTGATCGGAAACATCCTCGACATGGCCTCCCTTGTCTCCAAGTCTACTTCTCAAGACATGCACACCATCGATCATGACATTGTTGGCCGCCTGCTTCCCCATTATCTCGCCTGGTCTAAAACATATG GGAAAAGATTCATATATTGGAATGGAACTGAGCCCCGGATGTGTTTGACGGAGACTGATTTGATCAAGGAGCTTCTGTCCAAGTACAGCACCATTTCTGGAAAATCATGGCAGCAACAACAGGGCTCTAAGCATTTTATTGGCCGTGGATTACTAATGGCTAACGGTGACGACTGGTATCACCAGCGTCACATCGTTGCACCAGCTTTCATGGGAGATAAACTCAAG AGCTATGCGGGATACATGGTGGAATGCACTAAGGAGATGCTCCATTCACTTCAAACAGAGATGGAATCGGGGCAAGGCGAGTTCGAGATTGGCCAGTACATGACTAGACTCACTGCCGATATAATTTCCCGGACGGAGTTCGACAGCAGCTACGAGAAGGGAAAACAGATTTACCGGCTACTCACCCTTTTGCAGAAGCAATGTGCTGAAGCAAGCAAGCACCTTTGCGTTCCCGGAAGCCG GTTTTTCCCAAGTAAATATAATAGAGAAATAAAATCTCTGAAGATGGAGGTGGAGAGGCTGCTGATGGAGATTATACAGAGCCGGAAAGATTGCGTGGAGATCGGTCGGAACAACTCTTACGGGAACGATTTGCTAGGGATGTTGCTAAATGAGATGCAGAAAAAGAGAGGGAATGGTTTTAGCTTAAATTTGCAGCTGATCATGGATGAATGCAAGACATTCTTCTTTGCAGGACATGAAACCACTGCCCTCTTGCTCACTTGGACCGTCATGTTATTAGCCAGCAACCCATCTTGGCAAGATAAGGTTCGAGCTGAAGTGAAGCAAGTCTGCAATGGTGAAACTCCCTCCGTTGATCATCTATCTAAACTCACCTCG TTAAACATGGTAATCAATGAATCCCTGAGACTGTATCCACCAGCAACTGTTCTACCTCGAATGGCTTTCGAAGACATCAAACTTGGTGACCTTCACATTCCAAAGGGGCTATCAATATGGATTCCAGTCCTCGCCATTCACCACAGTAAAGAACTATGGGGTAGTGATGCAAATGAGTTTAACCCTGAGAGGTTTGCATCCAAGTCATTCACACCAGGAAGGTTCATTCCTTTTGCTGCTGGTCCTCGAAATTGCATAGGTCAGTCTTTTGCTATCATGGAAGCTAAGATCATATTGGCTATGCTAATCTCGCGGTTTAGCTTCACCATTGCGCCAAGTTATCGCCACGCTCCAGTTGTTGTCCTCACCATAAAGCCTAAGTATGGGGTTCAAGTATGCTTGAAACCAATTGCGTGCAATTGA
- the LOC101315361 gene encoding KH domain-containing protein At4g18375-like, whose protein sequence is MDWNKRNVLSQRPTVQFKRKGSSNQKGNLNNSNREQSSGNAQSLETVYRILCPSKKIGGVIGKGGGIIKSLREETRSKITVSDSVPGSDERVIIIFSPPTKISRKQNSDEDSHKADEQKPLEPHCAAQDALLKVHDRIVEEDLYDGVTFDDDNENIVVTRLLVPNNLVGCLLGKRGDVIQRLRSETRANIRVLPADQLPTCAMDTDELVQISGKPDVAKKALYEVSTLLHQNPRKDKPPLGLAIPFGGQGFHLRGAPNMFPPGNPIWPNREPSHGMPPMPWIGECENHSSGYGRGGFDGDPAGHGVEASAEFFIKILCSAGKIGGVIGKGGFNVKQLQEETGANIHVQDASTDSEERVIRVSAFEVLRIPRSQTIEAILQLQNKASELSDKGTITTRLLVPSSKVGCILGQGGQVINEMRRRTQADIRVYSKDDRPKCADEDEELVQISGNFAVAKDALAEITSRLRIRTLRDTNAGEEHAPVGPPPRFGPPGSLPVKGMPPPLSAVRAGSSGRYDHLKVGRHEYEPEGYPVPPAASGYQRVNRALDSRIPNNAVGSFTGIGGSDVSHIGEVPRPRVKYQDSQSGGFEQVAEIRGSDQLNAAQNILQALMASMGQNASAQPSSHHNANTRQGSYPNISDHQSPYHINAPRSPYRVNAPQSPYRVNAQRSPFQIKAQQIPYQTNAQQSPYHINSHQRPYQLNAQQSSYQFRAPQGPNPNINAPQGAHHNLSSQQGAYHNLNSQQGAYHDLNSQQGAYKYGP, encoded by the exons ATGGATTGGAACAAGCGGAATGTTCTCAGCCAACGGCCAACTGTCCAGTTTAAAAGAAAAGGGAGCAGCAACCAGAAAGGGAACTTGAATAATTCAAACCGCGAACAGTCTTCAGGAAATGCTCAATCCCTTGAGACTGTGTATCGTATACTTTGCCCCTCTAAAAAAATTGGTGGTGTAATTGGGAAAGGTGGTGGCATAATCAAGTCCCTGAGGGAAGAGACCCGGTCCAAGATTACAGTTTCTGATTCTGTTCCTGGCTCAGATGAGAGAGTAATTATTATCTTTAGTCCGCCAACCAAAATTTCGAGGAAACAAAATAGTGATGAAGATTCACATAAGGCTGATGAACAGAAGCCCTTGGAGCCACACTGTGCTGCCCAAGATGCACTATTGAAAGTTCATGACAGGATTGTGGAGGAAGATCTCTATGATGGGGTTACATTTGATGATGATAACGAGAATATTGTTGTCACAAGACTTCTAGTTCCAAACAACTTGGTAGGATGTCTGCTAGGAAAGCGTGGGGATGTTATACAAAGATTGCGAAGTGAGACACGTGCAAACATTCGTGTTCTTCCTGCAGATCAGCTTCCTACTTGTGCAATGGATACTGATGAATTGGTGCAG ATATCTGGAAAACCGGACGTGGCAAAAAAAGCACTTTATGAAGTGTCTACTCTATTGCATCAGAATCCACGCAAGGACAAACCTCCTTTGGGATTGGCTATACCTTTTGGGGGTCAGGGGTTTCATCTGCGAGGAGCCCCAAATATGTTCCCACCTGGCAATCCAATATGGCCTAATAGAGAACCTTCCCACGGTATGCCACCAATGCCATGGATAGGAGAATGTGAAAATCATTCCTCTGGATATGGTCGAGGAGGTTTTGATGGTGATCCTGCGGGGCATGGGGTTGAAGCTTCAGCTGAGTTTTTTATAAAGATTTTGTGTTCAGCTGGGAAAATTGGTGGGGTTATTGGCAAGGGGGGTTTTAATGTGAAACAGTTACAAGAGGAAACAGGAGCCAATATTCATGTTCAGGATGCATCAACAGATTCAGAAGAACGTGTGATTCGTGTCTCTGCTTTTGAG GTGCTGCGGATTCCGAGGTCACAAACAATTGAGGCAATTCTTCAGCTTCAAAACAAAGCAAGTGAATTATCTGATAAAGGTACGATCACAACTAGGCTTCTTGTTCCATCGAGTAAAGTTGGCTGCATCCTTGGACAAGGAGGACAGGTTATTAATGAGATGAGAAGGAGAACCCAGGCAGATATTCGTGTGTACTCGAAAGATGATAGGCCTAAGTGTGCAGATGAAGATGAAGAGCTTGTGCAG ATATCTGGGAACTTTGCTGTTGCTAAAGATGCTTTGGCTGAGATTACATCAAGACTGAGAATAAGAACACTGCGTGATACAAATGCTGGAGAAGAACATGCTCCTGTTGGCCCTCCGCCTAGATTTGGTCCTCCAGGAAGCTTACCTGTTAAAGGAATGCCACCACCACTTAGTGCAGTTAGAGCTGGTAGCTCTGGTCGATATGACCATCTAAAG GTTGGCAGACATGAATATGAACCAGAGGGATACCCGGTCCCGCCTGCTGCTTCTGG CTATCAAAGAGTCAACAGAGCTTTGGACAGTAGGATTCCAAACAATGCAGTGGGTTCTTTTACTGGAATAGGAGGGAGCGATGTTTCCCATATTGGAGAG GTTCCACGACCAAGAGTGAAATACCAAGACTCGCAGAGTGGTGGTTTTGAACAAGTTGCTGAGATCCGTGGTTCTGATCAGTTGAATGCAGCACAGAATATCCTTCAGGCCCTCATGGCTTCCATGGGTCAAAATGCTAGTGCTCAGCCTAGTTCCCACCACAATGCGAATACTCGGCAAGGCTCCTACCCCAACATCTCTGATCATCAAAGCCCGTACCACATCAATGCTCCAAGAAGTCCATACAGAGTGAATGCTCCACAGAGTCCATATCGAGTGAATGCTCAACGAAGTCCATTCCAAATCAAGGCCCAGCAAATCCCCTACCAAACCAATGCTCAGCAAAGCCCTTACCATATCAATTCTCATCAACGGCCTTACCAACTCAATGCTCAGCAAAGCTCCTATCAGTTTAGGGCTCCACAAGGACCAAACCCAAACATCAATGCTCCACAAGGTGCACACCATAACCTTAGCTCACAGCAAGGTGCGTACCATAACCTTAACTCACAACAAGGTGCGTACCATGACCTTAACTCACAGCAAGGTGCCTACAAGTACGGACCCTGA
- the LOC101305971 gene encoding uncharacterized protein LOC101305971, with amino-acid sequence MLHIVGNFSSFAQTRVDSIRGAALQLQRERQWFKEVQSQAELESLEVINHMDQAPPRVVFTKYHRELMKEGEKSMKETATSCTVVGALIVTMMFAAAFTVPGGNNEDTSAPMFLKAKEFMVFIISDAISLFSSTTSVMIFLGILTSRYKEDDFLQSLPTKMILGLFTLFLSIATMMVTFSAALYIMLHGKLCIIIPVILLSSVPIASFVWMQFPFFVEIFASTYGANIFDKKNLEKYWSTILDC; translated from the exons ATGCTACATATAGTCGGAAATTTTTCGTCATTTGCCCAAACTAGAGTTGACAGTATACGGGGTGCAGCTTTACAATTGCAGCGAGAACGACAATGGTTTAAG GAGGTGCAATCTCAGGCAGAGCTTGAGTCACTTGAAGTTATAAATCATATGGATCAAGCGCCACCGCGTGTGGTATTTACCAAATATCATAGAGAATTAATGAAGGAGGGAGAAAAGTCAATGAAAGAAACTGCAACTTCATGTACAGTTGTAGGTGCGCTTATTGTCACTATGATGTTTGCGGCAGCATTTACAGTTCCTGGCGGAAACAATGAAGATACAAGTGCACCTATGTTCTTAAAGGCAAAGGAGTTCATGGTATTCATTATCTCAGATGCTATATCATTGTTTTCTTCTACAACTTCGGTGATGATATTTTTAGGAATTCTCACATCACGTTACAAAGAAGATGACTTCCTACAATCTCTACCGACCAAGATGATATTGGGCCTTTTCACTCTTTTTCTCTCCATTGCCACCATGATGGTTACTTTTTCTGCTGCCCTTTACATTATGCTTCATGGGAAACTATGCATCATTATCCCAGTTATATTACTTTCTAGCGTTCCAATCGCCTCATTTGTCTGGATGCAATTTCCCTTCTTTGTGGAGATCTTCGCTTCAACTTACGGGGCGAATATATTTGACAAGAAAAATCTAGAAAAATATTGGAGTACAATCTTAGATTGCTAA